One Chanodichthys erythropterus isolate Z2021 chromosome 22, ASM2448905v1, whole genome shotgun sequence DNA window includes the following coding sequences:
- the spry4 gene encoding protein sprouty homolog 4: MESRVPHHIPGVSSSIMVQPLLDSRVPYGRLQHPLTIFPIDQMKSLHLENDYIDTPAVISQQPPSHKASTRGQEVLLGAPHHPHLSRCEVPDATTHPWISFSGRPSSISSSSSTSSDQRLLDHAAPPPVVDPYTTGNGHGRTLGAEQPKVLSSKTQNMKAVEALPVEKKHVPLCEKCGKCRCTECTLPRALPSCWVCNQECLCSAQNLVDSVTCMCLVKGVFYHCTDEDEEGSCADKPCSCSHSNCCARWSFMAAVSLVLPCLMCYLPATGCAKLSQKCYDGISRPGCRCKSTQSCKVAEVKACQLEKQAS, from the coding sequence ATGGAGTCAAGGGTTCCTCACCACATTCCTGGAGTCTCCTCCTCCATCATGGTTCAGCCTTTGCTGGACAGCCGCGTTCCCTACGGACGGCTTCAGCACCCATTAACTATCTTCCCCATTGACCAAATGAAATCTTTACATTTGGAGAATGACTACATCGACACCCCTGCTGTGATCTCACAACAGCCGCCGAGCCACAAGGCAAGCACGAGGGGGCAGGAAGTCCTGCTGGGAGCCCCACACCATCCACATCTTTCCCGCTGCGAGGTCCCGGATGCCACCACGCATCCTTGGATTTCATTCAGTGGTCGACCCAGCtccatcagcagcagcagcagcacctCCTCTGACCAACGGCTGCTGGACCATGCAGCTCCCCCTCCTGTTGTGGATCCATACACTACTGGCAATGGCCATGGCAGGACCCTAGGTGCAGAGCAACCCAAGGTGCTGAGCTCCAAGACTCAGAACATGAAGGCAGTGGAGGCCTTGCCGGTGGAGAAGAAGCACGTGCCATTGTGCGAGAAGTGCGGCAAATGCCGATGCACGGAGTGCACGTTGCCTCGGGCCCTGCCCTCTTGTTGGGTTTGCAACCAAGAGTGCCTGTGCTCAGCGCAGAACCTAGTGGACTCTGTCACTTGCATGTGTCTAGTCAAAGGCGTCTTCTACCATTGCACTGATGAGGACGAGGAAGGCTCCTGTGCTGACAAGCCGTGCTCCTGCTCGCACTCGAACTGTTGCGCACGCTGGTCCTTCATGGCGGCCGTTTCATTGGTGCTGCCCTGCCTGATGTGCTATTTGCCTGCCACTGGTTGCGCCAAGCTTTCGCAGAAGTGCTACGATGGCATCAGCCGCCCGGGCTGCCGCTGCAAAAGCACCCAGTCCTGCAAGGTGGCAGAGGTCAAGGCCTGTCAGCTGGAAAAACAGGCCTCATGA